Within Phaeodactylum tricornutum CCAP 1055/1 chromosome 15, whole genome shotgun sequence, the genomic segment CCTCGCAGAGTGCCGTCGGAGTCAAATAACGAAGATCAACTGAAAAATCTTCGAGAAGTTCAAAGGAGGATTGCTTGTGCTCGGAGTCCGGTCGAATTGGTTGGCTTTTCTCTTCGCAAGCCGTCGACTTAGCTTCCGAAAGAGGTTTCCCAATTGGCGTAAACGGATTCTTTAAGCAAAAGAGCCGAACGCATCTATCTCTAGAGGAATCGTGCATCAGTCTTGAAGATTGTTTGGGTACCAATAATGGATTGAATTGGCATTCATACATGTATTCTGAATATTCTTACTCTTACTAGGTAAAGAATGGGACGAAATATCGGAACAGTGCTAGCCAGTGTATTCACGTGAAGGATTCTAAAGGACTAGGCGGCGTTGAAGACTGGCGACGGGAAACAACCAATAAGTAAAATACTTTTACAACAGCGGGTTTCAATTTATACGGTGTATCGATTTTATTGATCTTCATAAGCCTTCTAAGTCACGTACTATTGAAAAGATATTTAAGCTCGAGATCGTCAAGATTCACAAAACACCGACGAAGACATAAGTTCTGCTGAATATCGAGTTCCAATCTTGCTTCTTTTGATTTCAAGTCCAGAATTGAACACTAATTATGACAAAATCGGGCTAGGGGGTTGAATAAGAATTATCTCTCTTTTGACAAACTACATAGTATATTCAACGAAGTCTTGGTTAATCGTGAGAATATTCTCTGAGAGTTTAGAACATTGGTCTCCGCGTCTTCGCACAGTCCATATCTGCTCGAAATATCGTCATGGACGCAAGAAGTGCAAGATAGGCAATAATAAACTCCATCATTTGTCATTCGGAGTGGCCAGGCCAGGCCGTACGCTGCGATGGATTCAGCTCTAGGGATACTTTTGGCGTTTTTCAAGCGTAAAATGGCGAGTCGGCGCTATCTCGGGTTCGCATCACGATAGTTGCGCGTGCGTCTTGAATAGCGCAAGATCGCCTAAAATTTCATACGTTAAGATCGCAGGGCTCTGGTTCAAGGACACCGATTGCACCAGCCTCACTGATGATGACTTGACAAATGTCTCACTGACGATGACTTGACAAATGTTTACAGCTTGTGCAACGTTAACTGTTCCGGGAAATCGGGATCAAGCATTGCGAGGAGGATTCACGGATCAGATGAAGGATCGCGAATCTATCGATTCATATTTGGTCGATATACAAGTTCGCCGCTTGCCGCGTAAGCAGAATAAGAACTTTGACGCGCAAAAGCAGTCTTCGTAGAATCTAAAAAGTTTGTTTTACACTTTCTGATTGAATTCAAAAAGGGCTTTCGTGAAAGATAAGGTAGAACCCCCCACCAACCCAAACCCGAACAAATCGAAGCTTCCCCACTCAAATTCTCTTCGCTACGCCGGTATTTATCTAGCGAGTTTTTCGTTTGGGCATGGATGATTATCGGGCAGCAATTACAAATTCTGCGAAGCAAATGGCGTCACGGTCAGCGTACCCTAACTATGAACTGTCAAGCCAGTTTCCCCGTTTCCAAGTTGATGACTACCGTTTGTAATTTACCTCGTGCCGGCGCAACATCTTTACGGCAAGAGTCTTAAATGTTGTTTTACTTTAGAAAATATCTTCCAACGGAGAGATTGTCCTTTTGACTCGTGAAAGTTGGACTCAAAGTCATGGGTTTATGTTTAAAGGCAATGAGATTTTTGGCATGAACATAATTGCTGTGATGCGTTCGAGACACTAATCTGACACTTTTTAGGCTAAAAAAGTAGTCGACAGGAATCGGTATTTTactgttcacagtcagcaatgGAGTAGGTTGTGTGGACGATTCAAGCAACCagacagtgacagtgagtgagtgcAATCAGTTTGTCTACGAGACCGACCAGTCCTATCATCATACAAGATTGGGCTGCAGCGCCGCAAGAAAACACTTTCCTATAGATATCCCTCATGGTCCCTTTGCACGAGCAGACTTGTAGCGCTGATCGTCCTACGTCTTCTTTATCTGATGATACTTCTGGAACACAGGCATTTTTCGTAACACGCAAAAAGGAAGCAACCGTTTACAACGTAGAAACAAACCTGCAGCAGATTGACAGTTATTCAAGCCGTGTAGAAGTGCTGTTTTCGGAAGCTGATTTGCGTGAATTTGACAAACATGATGGAGACGATGATTCTCTGAAGGTGAAACCTACAGATGACGAGAATGGATCAGTCATATCGGCGGCTTCGACCATGGCATATTTCGAGCCGATCGATTTCCGAGCTTCCAATTGGATCAAAGCAATGGATGTTCCTACCTTTGGCCTAGCTGTCGTTGCCCTGACTACAGCAATCACGCATCCAATTTTCTTTGTGGCAGGGGCTTTGACACTTTTCGGAACAGCGACGGTCGTTGGAGTCTCACACGAGTTTTTTACGGAAGGGCCAGTTGGAAAACTATTTTGCTTCAAGAATGATACACCTCTTGATGAAATTGCGTCCGTACACGAGTTTGAAACGCAAACGGAAGATGATGATCAGAAGTGCTCGCAAAAGAACCAGACGAGGACGGATTTTTCAAAGCATGCTGAGCCCAGTGCATTGCCGGTCGGAGAGCGCTCTTCCGCAAGACTCGCGAGTGAATCTACCTTTCTATCAATGCAAAAACTCCCGGACAACTGGATCGAGGGTCATTATCCTCCACTTGAGAACGAAATCGTCAATCGTCGTGGTTTTTTTGGTTTAAACGTTATTCAATTCTTTCGCGTGTTTTTTGCCGACAAAGCTCCCTATAGTTTTCTGGAATTTCAAAAGAAACGTGGCGATCTCGACATTGTGTATGGACCTTGGAAAGATATGGAAGCATCAGGCCCACTGTCACTAATGGtagaaaacaaagcattTCCGTCAGAGCTCGAATACCTTTCGTATCAGGGGCGAGCTTTAACTTTCAGAGCCAAAACAAACTCATTTTTGGGGCCGCCATACGCGACGACCACGAAAACGCAACGAATATTGATtatttccaaaaaactcgctgttttggaaagcaagactaCTTTGGCTGATATTCCATTTTGCGATCGCTTTTACGTTATGGAGCGGTGGATTATTGCGGCTGCAAAGAATGACGGTCGATATACATGCATTATTTCAGCCCATGGCCAGGTTTTCTTTACCAAGAGCTGTCCATTTGAGCACCAAATCCGAACCAACTCCAAGTCGACTGTGAAAGACGTAGCGACTGCATGGGGTGATATGGCGCAAGAAGCTTTGAAGTTGACTGAAAAGGCAAAACGGGAGCGGCTGCAACGGAACCAACGAGAGAGGGACTACGAGGAGGAAGACTTTGTACAACCGCGTAAAAAGGCAAATAAAGAAGCGACGCCAACCGCCATCGACAAAGCAGCACCAGTCCGCGATGATGAGATTGAAATGGTATGGACGCCTCCCGCTGGCGACTATGGTGCACTCTCGCCGAATTCGGTTGGCAGGCTGAGACGGTCTCTCTCACAATTTGCTTTTGGTCAAAAACCACTCGTCTCAAACAAGCAGAGAAGCTGCGCTGAAATATAGAGGCAGTGGTGCTAATAATGTAAATGCTCAGAAATTTTTGTTTGAATTTCAATCGACGTCCACGTAGCAaattcatttacagttagagatGACTATGACAATACGGCGACTGACACAAATAGTCACGTTTTGTGTGAGCCAGTATTTTCTATAGCGATGACAAAGTATCGGTCTATATGAATTTACACTGTGTGTGACGTGTAGCGCATCACGCGTCTCGTAAATTGCTCACTGCCGCCAGAGGACAACTTTATTTGTCGTTGAGCGCGGCCACACCGGGGAGGACCTTTCCTTCCAACAGCTCCAAACTGGCACCACCGCCGGTGGAGATGTGGGACATGTCACCGGCACGTCCGCTCTGTTCAGTGGCGGCAACGGAATCACCTCCTCCGATAATAGTAATGGCACCCTTGTCTTTGGAAAGATCGGCAAGGATGTTGACAAGGTCAAAAGTTCCCTTGGCGAACTTTTCGAACTCAAAGACTCCCATGGGACCGTTCATGATGATAGTCTTGCAGTCGGAAAGTGCTTCCTTCTGCTGTGCGGTGGTTTCGGGACCGTTGTCCAGACCCATCCAGCCATCAGGGATTTCTTCGGCACTTACGACCTTGGTCTCGGCTTCCGCGTCGAACTTGTCGGCAATCACGATATCAATGGGAAGAAGGATTTCCTTGCCCAACTTTTCGGCCTTGGCCAAGACTTCCTTGGCGGTATCCACAAAGTCATCCTCGACGAGGGAGGTACCAACATTGAATCCCTTTGCCTTGAGGAAGGTGAATACCATACCACCTCCGATGATGACCTTGTCGCATTTATCGAGCAGGGCTTCGAGGACGGTGATCTTGGAAGAGACCTTGGATCCACCGACAATGGCGGCCATGGGTTTCTTTCCGTTGCTAATGGCACCATCAAGGTATTCGAGTTCCTTGGCGAGCAAGAATCCTCCAACGGAAGGTTTGAGAAACTTGGTCACACCTTCGGTGGAGGCATGGGCACGGTGGGCCGTTCCAAAGGCGTCGTTGACGTAGAGGTCAAAGGGAGCGGCAAGCTTTTCGACGAATTCCGGGTCGTTCTTGGTCTCTTCCTTGTAGAAGCGGGTGTTCTCGAGCATGATAACATCGCCTTCCTTGGCATCATTGACAATCTTGGCGACTTCTTCACCGATGCAGTCGGGTGCGAGGGTTACAGTTTGTCCGAGGAGTTCCCCCATGCGCTCGGCGCAAGGTCCGAGGGAGAACTTATCTTCGGGGCCGTCCTTGGGGCGTCCCAAATGTGAGCAGACACTGACGATGGCACCCTTGTTCTTCAAGTACTCAATGGTAGGGATGGAGGAACGAATTCGGGTATCGTCGGTGATCTTCTTACCGTCCAGGGGGACGTTGACGTCGCAACGGACGAGAACCTTCTTTCCCTTAAGCTCGGCATCGCTGAGGTCTTCAATGGAGGCCTTGGCTTCGAGCTCGATCAGAGAAACCGGGGCAAAGCTACGGACACCAAAGGTTTCTATAGAATAGGAGCAAAGGGCGCTCGAGTTAGATTGGATATGGAATAGTGATTTGGAACGCAATAGATTCGCGTCGGAACGGCATTTCGATACGTGATTCGGTTCCCTAACGGATCCATGCACGCCAAGTAACGACGGATTGGCAAACTTACTGGCAGGGgcaaaagcagcagcagtactGGCCGAGGCAGCGAGGGCGAAGATGGCAGCTTGAACGAATTTCATGGTGGGGTGGAGTTGAAGATCGGGTCGCGTCGGTGTGGTTGCGGATTTTGTGAGAAACGAGAAAGAGCCTTTCCCTGCGCAGGTGTGGCGAATGGTGCAAACCGCGCGACATCTACAACACCGCAAACGAAAGAGTCGTCGATCGGGCCAAGGCGACAAACGTATGTGGATCTTCGTTCGCGCCACCGAAGCAACCTGCGCGAAGTACGCGCAGCCACCAAAAATGCCGATGCGTGTGTGCCTCGTGGTTGCAGGCGATCGTCCGTCCGCCCGTCCGCTCGTTCGTTGGGAGCCAGCTCGATTGCCGTAGGTACGGGTTATTGTGGTGGGGTCGCAGATACGTGTACGTCATCACAACACGTACGCGACGCCAAGACGCCAAAAGTGGTCCATGCCTCCATCCGTCATGGGCAGTATTTCAAATACAAATGTTTTTCTAGATTTCAAAAATCTGGGGACAAACCCTACTAGGTAGGTGTACCGTCTGTCATGGTCAGTGAAAACGACTGTTCCCTCTTCCGGAAATCCATCCGATCTGTGTACCAACGAGAACTTACCGAATGGGTCGGCGAAGCTTACTTCATTCTGAAACAAGACCGACCGGCAGTGCCCTCTCCTATAAAGAACAATCCGTTGACCATGGGGAAGAAATCCAAACGCGTGCGCTCTGGCGCAAAGCTTGAAAGCGACGCGCGTGCAGCTCCAGCCCAAAGACCGgcctttgaagaagaagaaacaaaagacaATCTGCGTTTCGAAGATCCCTTTGTAGAAGAAGTCgccgaagacgaggacggaGAAtgggaagacgacgacgaggatcGGGACAACCAGAGTCACCAGGGTGGAATCGATGACGCGGGAATAGAAATTGTGCAATCCTGGAATCCGTTGACGGGAGAACCCTTGGAACCTGGCCAAAAGCTAGAAATGGATCCGGCTGCCTACAAGATGCATCACGCGTTGACCCCAGAGTGGCCGTCTCTGACGTTCGACTTTTTGCGGGACGACCGAGGCGAGGCCCGGACACGCTTTCCACATTCTTTATTAGCGGCAGTAGGCACTCAAGCTGACCGACCGGAGAATAATCAGCTTACGATCATGAAGTTGTCGGATCTTTCGAGGATTCAAGTAGAGACGGAGGACGATATTTTGGGAGAGGAATACAACCCCGACAAAGaggattccgacgaagaagattcggAGGATGAGATTGATATGGACCCTATTATGGAACACTACTCGATCAAACACTACGGGGGTGTAAATAGAATTCGTGCCATGCCGCAACGATCCGAAATCGTGGCTACCTGGAGTGATGCCGGTACCGTCAACCTCTTCAACGTGGAATCCATAATGCAACGATTCTCGGCGTCCGAAGGAAAGGGGATGAGTACGGGGAGTATTCCGACCAAACCTTTCTTCAGCTATGCTAAACACACAACGGAAGGATACGCAATGGATTGGTCTAGCGTAAACCAAGGCCACATGGTGACTGGCGATTGCCAGGGCAGCATCCATCTTTGGTCACCACGTCCGGAAGGAGGCTACAGCGTCGTTCCTTCCTACGAAACCAATACATCCGACAGGGCTGTTGACGCCACCCCATCGGTAGAAGACTTGCAGTGGAGCCCCACCGAAGCAACCGTTTTTGCGTCCGCCGAATGCGGAGGTTATGTGCGAGTATTTGACACCAGAGCACCACACAAGGCAATGCTGAGTCACAAGATCCACTCGAGTGGAGCCGATGTTAACGTTTTGTCTTGGAATAAACTGGTCGGAAACTTACTTGCGACTGGTGGCGATGACGGCTGCCTTTCCGTCTGGGATTTGCGTCACTTTGCGGGAGCCGACGTGCAGCCGTTAGCCCGCTTTACACCGCACAAAACGCCGATTACTTCGGTCGAGTGGCATCCTACGGATGAATCAATGCTTGCTACTAGCGATGATATGGGAGCCTATATATACGATCTTTccgtggaagaagacgacacAGCAGCTGGACTCGACGTACCGCCACAGCTATTGTTTGTGCACAGCGGTAGCGAACAGTTCAAAGAAGTGCATTGGCATCCACAAATCTCGAGCTGTCTCATGACCACCGCGCTTTCAGGGTTCTCGGTTTTCATTCCTTCCAATCTATAGGAAATTGGAATGTTCCACAAAAACTTTGGGTATAGAGCGGTACGACATGACTCGGAGCGGCAATAAAGGTAGGTCTTAGGGTTGGTAGTGTAACTGTGAGTTCCCTAACTGTATCATACCATAAACCCATCGTGAACCCTTGGAAAAGCTGTAAACCCAAGGGTATGAATTTTGACACCAATAATGTCCTTTTCCCAGTCGTATGACCGGAAAGAAGACAAATTAGGCGATAGAGGTGGATGCCATCACGACAGGAAGATCTGCATGGGTGAGGTTCGTCAGTGACAAGCAAAGTCTCTCGAAACATTCACTTTCTTCCCTGCCTTGCGCGCCACCATTATACAAGATGGCCATTCCTCAAAAGCGTCCCAGGTCGACAGCCGATGACGCAAATAGCGTCAAGAAGCAGAAAGATCAAGTGAAGGTTTCGGATCCGCCAGTGACGGCTAAGAAAATGACCCACCATACAGCACCCGCGACAAAACGTGCCGCAGCGCCTTCTGCGGCGCCCACCACTAGCGCAAATTCCCGTTCCTTCAAAAGTGATTCGGCGGCATCCATGCCGCCTTCGAATTCGACTTTAGGGAAGGGAAAGATGCCGCCATCGTCGTCTCTCCTTGCGTCGGTGCGCACCACACCGTCGAAGAAGACGCCACCATCGGCTTCTCGAGAAACCACTGATCTTTCGCCCGAAAGAAGACCCAGTGCTGAGAATGGCAAATTGCTCCAGAAAAAGCCGGTGGTGATGACTGCGACAGTGAAAACGCCCTGGTACTATGCCTTGCTTTTTGGTATTGCTGCCCTTTTGGCCGTCACGAACGTCGCAACGTTGGGGTTGTGGATGCAATCCAACGCAGAATACGAACTGAAAATAGGCAATCTGGAACACCAAATCGATGTCGCGACGGAAAATGAATTCTACAAGGTCAAGGATACCCGCCACGCAGCCATTTTGGAATGTGACAATAAGGTAAATGAGCTGGAGCAGATCCACGCACAAGTTCTGGTCGAAATGAAAGAAGGACACTTTGAAAAGTTGCGCATCATGGAAGAACGTCTATTTGACACAGAGTCCATCCTTGAAGAAGAGATTGTTGAAGACCAAGTAGATATCAGCCCAGCAGAAGAGCAAGAGTGCAAAGATTTTCGACCCAAATGCAAAAAGTGGGCTGCCTTGGGCAAGTGTGAAATCGGCAGTCCCTATTTGAAACAAACCTGTCGCAAGAGCTGCAATTTATGCTAACCAAGATTGAGAAATGTAGAGAGGGCGTGGATTATGGCTTTTGAAGAGGAGTATTTCCATTCACTGTCCGCGTGTGAAGCACTTAAGCTGTAGGGGGAGGGGATCTACTATAGGGAGTTATTCCGGAATAGTAATAATATTGACTTGACGGCCTCGTTCAACAGATGATAAGGCTTTTGTGCAATGTATAGACCACATACCAAAGAGAAGTTCAAACAGTGCAGTGCACCTCATTCGCGCTTGCTATTAGAGTTAATCACAGAAATTTTCTAGAGGTTTGCGAAGCGACAATCGGAAAGACACCCACCGACAGCTGTTTGCTGCTTTCGAGAGTCCCGTGACTTGGGACACTTATTCTTTTTTGGACACCGCTACTCCACTGTGCCCTCATGTTCTCGAAGCCGGGTTTTCTACGCAGGCCCCCTTGGCACGTATCAAGGCCCGCTGGAACAGATTACACAAGACTCGTCCAACAGCACctcgctaactgtaaaatcaaGTCATCTCAGTCGGAGCGACAACGAGAGAAGCGTTGTTGTGGAGAGGGAAGACAACCAAAGTCTTGTCAAGCACACAATCTTCAGATAGAATCATGGGCTCGAGATGGTCGATCATGTCTTGGCTAATCTTATCGCTATTGGCCTCGTCGGTGGACGCCGTTCGGATCGTTCGTCCGGATTTGCGGGACTTCGCGGCAATACCAGCAAACTCGGTACCGATCACGCGCAGCACTACCGAACACCGTCGTCTCGCGCAATCGGTAAGCGTTGAAGTTCCCGGGTCGCCAGATGCGCATCTCGTTACGGACCTTCCGTTATTGAGTTCTGAGGAGTTTCCGACGAAGCACTGGGCGGGTCATCTACCGGCCTCTCCAAATAATGACAAGTACTTTTTCTATTGGCTCTTTGAACCGGAGGGTAATTATGACAAAGATACGGTGCCTCTGATCATTTGGTTGAATGGAGGGCCAGGATGTAGTAGTATGGACGgcttgtttttggaaaatggaCCGTTTCGCTTGGAgatggacgaaaacgaaaactACCAAATCAAAGCAGCGGAACATAGTTGGCACAAATCGCCGGCTTACACGCTCTACATAGACCAGCCGGTTGGAACAGGACTCAGTTTTACCACGTCTGGGCATTATCCTTCCAACGATGAGCTTGTGAACGTTGATTTTTACCACTTTATCCAATCTTTTTTCCAGCTTCATTCAGACAAGTTTGTGGATCAAAGGGTACGCAATCCACTTTGGTTTTCGGGGGAGAGCCATGCGGGCCACTATATTCCATCCATGATGAACTACATTTTAAAGCAGAACGATGATTTGAAGGACGGGGATATTGAGATCCCTTTGGCGGGTGCCGCTATTGGCAATGGTTGGACAGGTACGCCCATTTTTGGACACTACTGATCTCTGGTGTGCTTTGTATTTGCACGCGTCTTATTCCTCTTTCTACCTTTGTTGTAGACCCCGTTCACCAGTACGCTGCAGCCGAAGCTGCTTACGGCCATGGTATAATCGATCGCGCACAATTGACCGCAATGTCTGCGCAAGAACGAGTCTGTCAGCAAAAACTCGAGAAGGGTCAAATGATTGTATCCGAGTGCTTTCGACTCTTGGACGATGTGGTTCGGCAATCACAGGGTGTCAAATCGGAATACAAGATCAGCCAATACGATGTTCGCAAAACAGAATCAACTCAACATTCGGACAGAGATTTTCCTCCCGGTCACAAGGTCGTAGAGACGTTCCTGGGGGGATGGCCGATGAAAGATGACCCGGGAAAACTTTCCACGGATATTTCGGTAGAAGTTTTAAAGGCTATCCACGCGACATCTGCTACGGCAGCAGGACAGCGTTTTCAAGAATGCACCGATCCTCCTTACAATGCTTTAGCCCACCAGGATGGTAAGGGAGTCGTTGAAGATGTCATCGCAGTTTTGGAGCACGCTGCCAACGTTAAATTGCTCTTTTTCAACGGGGTTGAAGACTTAATTTGCAACCATGTGGGAAACGAGGTAATGCTGGAGAAACTACCCTGGAAGCACCAagatgattggatcaagGCTGAGAGATTCGCTTGGAGATCGGAAAGTGAGCAAGTTTCCAGAATTTCTGGTTACGTGAAGGAATTCGAGAATCTTTCATTCCTCAAAGGTAACTACGATAAATGAGGAGTAAACTGCACAGGCTTGTCTTGCTTCCTCAATTTTACCTTCTTGTGATGCGAACAGTACTATCGGCTGGGCACATGGTGCCGATGGACGTTCCCGAGGTCTCCTTAGACATGATGCGAGTGCTTGTCGGAGCAACATCTTTTCAGTACAGTATGCAGAAGCTCGATCGAGCCAAGGCTACAGATGGAACCTGTCCAGAATGCCCCACCTGCCCGAGTCAGGAATCCTCCGCTGATTTTCCCTCCGCCAATGGGGAAAATCATTCGGGAGCATTTGTCTTTTCTTACGCCTGGGTCGTAACAGCAATGGCCCTAGTCACGTTTGTCGCCCTTCTTGCCGTGTTTCGGCGGTCGGGGCTTCAGCATCCCACCAGAACGCTGGTTCCGCAGCATGACTTGGAAATGAGAGAAGCAAAATATCACGATGAACCCATGTTAGATGTCGATAGTGCAGAATATGGCGAGACCAGTGCGGTTATATAAGAAAAGCTAGATTACACAGTGTCGACTATCAAAACTTAAGTAGCTACTTTTCCCCTATCCATTTACTTCCAGATCGATAACGGAATTGCTACCATCGCTCTCCCTTGATGAGGTAGTCTTGACAGTTTCCGAAGAAGCCTTTCTCACCATCTTCCTCGTTTTTGCGAGACGCCGAGCGTGACGTCGGCGTCTGCGTTGAGCAATGATTTTGAAGGCATCCATTTTTGCCGTCGCAAGGCAAGCTCCAATCCAGCAGAGACTGGCAAATATGCTTAAGAGACTACCAGACCCTACTCGACAGTTTTTGTCAGAGCATATCATGGAATCAAAGAAAATCATCGAAAAAGATTGAAAGAAGTAGGTTACGATGAAGCCAATTCCAATGGGCTTCAGATTGATTGATTGCCAGTAAACAGCGGAGCACAAGAAGATGGTGAAGAACACGCCCGACAGTGCCGACAGCGTCAAAAAGATCCGCGCCAACTCAAACATGTTATCGTCAACATCCTCAGTTGTCAAGGGAATGACCGTACAGCCAGATTCACTGACTACAGAGGTGTTGTAGCAGAGCTCCATTCTGATCATTCCGATCTTGTCCACAGCGTTATAGACGGGAGCAATATTGAGTGGCTCGCTTAGTACAACAAACCTCGTACTTCGTCTGGAAAGGACAGACATCAACGACCCACAAATGGAAAGCAGAACGGCAATAGACGTCCACATTTTTCCATGAGCGAACCAGCGAAAGTGCCTTTCTTTTCGTGTATAGTTTATTTTGCCCAAGGGCAAAGCTCTGTCGGTA encodes:
- a CDS encoding predicted protein, giving the protein MVPLHEQTCSADRPTSSLSDDTSGTQAFFVTRKKEATVYNVETNLQQIDSYSSRVEVLFSEADLREFDKHDGDDDSLKVKPTDDENGSVISAASTMAYFEPIDFRASNWIKAMDVPTFGLAVVALTTAITHPIFFVAGALTLFGTATVVGVSHEFFTEGPVGKLFCFKNDTPLDEIASVHEFETQTEDDDQKCSQKNQTRTDFSKHAEPSALPVGERSSARLASESTFLSMQKLPDNWIEGHYPPLENEIVNRRGFFGLNVIQFFRVFFADKAPYSFLEFQKKRGDLDIVYGPWKDMEASGPLSLMVENKAFPSELEYLSYQGRALTFRAKTNSFLGPPYATTTKTQRILIISKKLAVLESKTTLADIPFCDRFYVMERWIIAAAKNDGRYTCIISAHGQVFFTKSCPFEHQIRTNSKSTVKDVATAWGDMAQEALKLTEKAKRERLQRNQRERDYEEEDFVQPRKKANKEATPTAIDKAAPVRDDEIEMVWTPPAGDYGALSPNSVGRLRRSLSQFAFGQKPLVSNKQRSCAEI
- a CDS encoding predicted protein (Glycolysis), which translates into the protein MKFVQAAIFALAASASTAAAFAPAKTFGVRSFAPVSLIELEAKASIEDLSDAELKGKKVLVRCDVNVPLDGKKITDDTRIRSSIPTIEYLKNKGAIVSVCSHLGRPKDGPEDKFSLGPCAERMGELLGQTVTLAPDCIGEEVAKIVNDAKEGDVIMLENTRFYKEETKNDPEFVEKLAAPFDLYVNDAFGTAHRAHASTEGVTKFLKPSVGGFLLAKELEYLDGAISNGKKPMAAIVGGSKVSSKITVLEALLDKCDKVIIGGGMVFTFLKAKGFNVGTSLVEDDFVDTAKEVLAKAEKLGKEILLPIDIVIADKFDAEAETKVVSAEEIPDGWMGLDNGPETTAQQKEALSDCKTIIMNGPMGVFEFEKFAKGTFDLVNILADLSKDKGAITIIGGGDSVAATEQSGRAGDMSHISTGGGASLELLEGKVLPGVAALNDK
- a CDS encoding g-protein beta-subunit (Possibly a G-protein, involved in cell signal transduction. The G-protein is activated when the alpha subunit exchanges GDP for GTP upon transmission of a signal via a receptor molecule. The beta and gamma subunits dissociate from the GTP-bound alpha subunit.) — translated: MGKKSKRVRSGAKLESDARAAPAQRPAFEEEETKDNLRFEDPFVEEVAEDEDGEWEDDDEDRDNQSHQGGIDDAGIEIVQSWNPLTGEPLEPGQKLEMDPAAYKMHHALTPEWPSLTFDFLRDDRGEARTRFPHSLLAAVGTQADRPENNQLTIMKLSDLSRIQVETEDDILGEEYNPDKEDSDEEDSEDEIDMDPIMEHYSIKHYGGVNRIRAMPQRSEIVATWSDAGTVNLFNVESIMQRFSASEGKGMSTGSIPTKPFFSYAKHTTEGYAMDWSSVNQGHMVTGDCQGSIHLWSPRPEGGYSVVPSYETNTSDRAVDATPSVEDLQWSPTEATVFASAECGGYVRVFDTRAPHKAMLSHKIHSSGADVNVLSWNKLVGNLLATGGDDGCLSVWDLRHFAGADVQPLARFTPHKTPITSVEWHPTDESMLATSDDMGAYIYDLSVEEDDTAAGLDVPPQLLFVHSGSEQFKEVHWHPQISSCLMTTALSGFSVFIPSNL
- a CDS encoding predicted protein, encoding MAIPQKRPRSTADDANSVKKQKDQVKVSDPPVTAKKMTHHTAPATKRAAAPSAAPTTSANSRSFKSDSAASMPPSNSTLGKGKMPPSSSLLASVRTTPSKKTPPSASRETTDLSPERRPSAENGKLLQKKPVVMTATVKTPWYYALLFGIAALLAVTNVATLGLWMQSNAEYELKIGNLEHQIDVATENEFYKVKDTRHAAILECDNKVNELEQIHAQVLVEMKEGHFEKLRIMEERLFDTESILEEEIVEDQVDISPAEEQECKDFRPKCKKWAALGKCEIGSPYLKQTCRKSCNLC
- a CDS encoding predicted protein, which encodes VPGSPDAHLVTDLPLLSSEEFPTKHWAGHLPASPNNDKYFFYWLFEPEGNYDKDTVPLIIWLNGGPGCSSMDGLFLENGPFRLEMDENENYQIKAAEHSWHKSPAYTLYIDQPVGTGLSFTTSGHYPSNDELVNVDFYHFIQSFFQLHSDKFVDQRVRNPLWFSGESHAGHYIPSMMNYILKQNDDLKDGDIEIPLAGAAIGNGWTDPVHQYAAAEAAYGHGIIDRAQLTAMSAQERVCQQKLEKGQMIVSECFRLLDDVVRQSQGVKSEYKISQYDVRKTESTQHSDRDFPPGHKVVETFLGGWPMKDDPGKLSTDISVEVLKAIHATSATAAGQRFQECTDPPYNALAHQDGKGVVEDVIAVLEHAANVKLLFFNGVEDLICNHVGNEVMLEKLPWKHQDDWIKAERFAWRSESEQVSRISGYVKEFENLSFLKVLSAGHMVPMDVPEVSLDMM